From a region of the Rhipicephalus microplus isolate Deutch F79 chromosome X, USDA_Rmic, whole genome shotgun sequence genome:
- the LOC119161166 gene encoding uncharacterized protein LOC119161166: MGGQALTWLVIAVCVGPALSGYVVRRRVYGGGGYVGGGGYDDSGYGSGGYGGAYATKRYYSGGGGGGYAGGVGDYGRYGGYTTSYRSGRDGYGGGGYGFGGSYQSYGGGYGGELKSYGDSGYGKSYSRIVSYGSGNIKYGSGGYGSGGYGSGGYGGGGYSGGGYSGGGYSGGGYSGGGYSGGGYSGGGYSGGGYGSGGYSSAGYGGSGYGQRYYDGGQSYSSGGYKGGYSGDYGGVKGGSRSYGKDYKW, encoded by the exons ATGGGAGGCCAG GCGCTCACCTGGCTCGTGATTGCTGTCTGCGTCGGGCCGGCTCTCTCCGGATACGTGGTGCGCCGGCGGGTCTATGGCGGTGGCGGATATGTCGGCGGTGGCGGATACGATGATAGTGGATACGGCAGTGGTGGGTATGGCGGTGCATATGCCACAAAGAGGTATTACTCTGGTGGTGGAGGCGGCGGCTACGCGGGTGGTGTAGGTGACTATGGCAGATATGGTGGTTACACAACCAGCTACCGAAGCGGAAGAGATGGCTACGGCGGCGGTGGATATGGGTTCGGTGGTAGCTACCAATCATACGGAGGTGGATACGGCGGCGAATTGAAAAGCTACGGCGATAGTGGATACGGAAAATCCTATTCAAGAATTGTCAGCTACGGGAGTGGAAACATAAAATACGGCAGTGGTGGATATGGTAGCGGTGGATACGGCAGTGGCGGATACGGCGGTGGCGGATACAGCGGTGGCGGATACAGCGGTGGCGGATACAGCGGTGGCGGATACAGCGGTGGCGGATACAGCGGTGGCGGATACAGCGGTGGCGGATACAGCGGTGGTGGATATGGCAGTGGTGGATATAGCAGTGCTGGATATGGAGGAAGTGGCTACGGCCAAAGGTATTACGATGGTGGACAGTCGTACAGCAGCGGAGGCTACAAGGGTGGATACAGTGGAGATTACGGTGGAGTTAAAGGTGGATCTCGCAGCTACGGAAAGGACTATAAATGGTGA